One window of Nicotiana tomentosiformis chromosome 11, ASM39032v3, whole genome shotgun sequence genomic DNA carries:
- the LOC138901080 gene encoding zinc finger BED domain-containing protein RICESLEEPER 2-like, whose amino-acid sequence MAKVIGNCLLEWKLDKVFTVTVDNASSNDVTVKELSKQLDMWKTNSMSGKHLHVRCMAHILNLIVQDGLKKIDVSVKRVRQAVRYVRSSPQRSLKFRECCAHQEVECSKILCLDIPTRWNSTYLMLETAQNFEKAFDKLHLFDDGFFTHLCTHVCEDGNIAGPFVCDDWVNMRNVIKFLERFYELTEKISGSRYVTSNYHFEDICELDSHLKASLASDDTNLSKMSGKMKEKFKKYWGEPEKMNKMIFIASVLDPHNKLEYVGFALEEMFGEGPGKKLTAEVDTYLNSLFGEYKKKILQRMLSSIISI is encoded by the coding sequence atggcaaaagttattGGTAATTGTTTGCTTGAATGGAAATTGGATAAGGTATTCACTGTTACTGTTGATAATGCTTCTTCGAATGATGTCACGGTCAAAGAATTGTCTAAACAACTAGATATGTGGAAAACTAATTCGATGAGTGGTAAGCATCTTCATGTGAGATGCATGGCTCACATACTTAATCTAATTGTGCAAGATGGTTTGAAGAAAATTGATGTTTCTGTAAAACGTGTTAGACAAGCTGTGAGGTATGTGAGATCATCTCCGCAAAGGTCCTTAAAGTTTAGGGAATGTTGTGCACATCAAGAGGTAGAATGTAGCAAAATATTGTgtttggatattcctacaaggtggaattccacctactTGATGTTGGAAACGGCGCAAAACTTTGAGAAGGCCTTTGACAAGCTTCATCTTTTTGATGATGGATTTTTTACTCATCTTTGTACGCATGTTTGTGAAGATGGAAATATTGCAGGTCCATTTGTATGTGATGATTGGGTGAATATGAGAAACGTGATAAAGTTTCTTGAAAGATTTTACGAGCTCACCGAAAAAATTTCAGGTTCACGTTATGTTACTTCTAATTATCATTTTGAGGATATATGTGAGCTTGATAGTCATTTGAAAGCTTCTTTAGCTAGTGATGATACTAATTTGAGTAAGATGTCAGGGAAGATGaaagaaaagtttaaaaaatattgggGTGAACCGGAAAAGATGAATAAAATGATATTCATTGCTTCTGTATTAGATCCTCATAATAAATTAGAGTATGTTGGTTTTGCACTTGAGGAAATGTTCGGGGAGGGACCAGGGAAGAAATTAACTGCCGAAGTGGATACTTATTTAAATTCTTTGTTTGGGgagtataaaaaaaaaatactccaaAGGATGTTATCTTCAATCATCTCCATCTAA
- the LOC104115695 gene encoding probable flavin-containing monooxygenase 1, translating into MENKRVAIIGAGISGLLACKYTLEKGFIPIVFEATKEIGGVWTQTIESTRLQSPKRTFEFTDFPWPSSVRGRYPHNTDVLKYIEAYAQHFELLPYIQLNTKVIGIDYVGVSDEEMDSWDFWSGNGKPFGSKGKWHILVQHAEDFTTQDYEVEFLILCVGRYSGLPNIPEFPLGEGPDVFSGTVIHSMEYSAMDNESARELIKGKKIAVIGSQKSAIDIAAECAAANGPGNPCTLVQRTIAWALPSGCFWWGINLGFLYGSRFSELLVHKPGQNIIYSALATLLSPLRWSFSKFVESYLRWNLPLKKYNMVSKQSFLQDMSSCKAFLLPENFYGKVEEGSIILKQTQCFSFYKQGLIIDGEVHELIKADLVIFATGYKGQEKLKNMFASKSFQNYIMGSPKSIVPLYRHIIHPRIPQLAIIGYSGGITNLHTSEMRCQWLAHFLDQTFKLPSIKEMEKEIQMWEIYMKKYAGKEYKRACIAALHIWYNDQLCKDIGCNNRRKKSFYDEWFQPYVQSDYVRLSPTN; encoded by the exons ATGGAGAATAAGAGAGTAGCTATTATTGGAGCTGGAATCAGTGGACTTCTTGCATGCAAATACACACTAGAAAAAGGCTTTATTCCTATAGTTTTTGAAGCTACAAAAGAAATTGGAGGAGTTTGGACTCAAACTATTGAATCAACTAGACTTCAAAGTCCAAAGAGAACATTTGAATTCACTGATTTTCCTTGGCCTTCTTCAGTTAGAGGGAGATATCCTCATAACACTGATGTTTTGAAGTATATTGAGGCTTATGCTCAACATTTTGAGTTGCTTCCTTATATTCAGTTGAATACAAAAGTTATTGGAATAGATTATGTTGGAGTTTCTGATGAAGAAATGGATTCTTGGGATttttggagtggaaatgggaaaccCTTTGGCTCTAAGGGGAAATGGCACATTTTGGTGCAACATGCTGAGGACTTCACCACTCAG GACTATGAAGTTGAATTTTTAATTCTATGCGTTGGGAGGTATAGTGGTCTACCAAATATCCCAGAGTTCCCTTTAGGTGAAGGGCCTGATGTTTTTTCTGGGACAGTAATACATTCTATGGAATACTCAGCTATGGACAATGAAAGTGCTAGAGAGTTGATTAAAGGGAAGAAAATTGCAGTTATTGGCTCTCAAAAATCAGCTATAGATATTGCTGCTGAATGTGCAGCTGCTAATG GTCCTGGAAATCCTTGTACATTGGTTCAAAGGACAATAGCATGGGCACTTCCAAGTGGATGCTTTTGGTGGGGAATTAATCTTGGATTTCTATATGGTAGTCGCTTTTCAGAACTCTTGGTTCACAAGCCTGGTCAGAACATCATATACAGTGCCTTGGCTACCCTACTTTCACCTCTG AGATGGAGTTTTTCAAAATTTGTGGAGAGTTACCTTAGATGGAATCTTCcattgaagaagtacaatatggTATCAAAACAAAGCTTTCTTCAGGATATGTCTTCTTGCAAAGCATTCTTATTACCTGAGAATTTCTATGGAAAAGTGGAAGAAGGAAGCATTATTCTTAAGCAAACACAGTGTTTCTCTTTCTACAAACAAGGATTGATTATTGATGGAGAAGTTCATGAGCTTATAAAAGCAGACCTTGTTATATTTGCTACTGGATATAAAGGTCAAGAGAAGCTGAAGAATATGTTTGCCTCAAAAAGTTTTCAAAACTACATAATGGGCTCACCCAAATCAATTGTTCCTCTTTACAG GCACATAATACATCCAAGAATACCACAACTAGCAATAATAGGATACTCAGGAGGCATTACAAATCTTCACACATCTGAGATGAGGTGCCAATGGCTAGCACATTTTCTTGATCAAACTTTCAAGTTGCCAAGCATAAAAGAGATGGAAAAAGAGATTCAAATGTgggaaatttacatgaaaaaatATGCAGGGAAAGAGTATAAAAGAGCTTGCATTGCAGCTCTACATATTTGGTACAATGATCAATTGTGCAAAGACATTGGGTGCAACAATAGAAGAAAGAAGAGTTTCTATGATGAGTGGTTTCAACCATATGTGCAATCAGATTATGTTCGATTAAGTCCTACTAATTAA